In Jatrophihabitans endophyticus, one DNA window encodes the following:
- a CDS encoding NAD(P)H-dependent flavin oxidoreductase encodes MTSLLGSRSPIVAAPMAGGPSTAALAVAVARAGGFPFLAAGYQHPDALAAQVEAVRRHGRPFGVNLFVPSRAAAAEPAALRAYAAALAAEADRYDVTLDPTPVDDDDGWSQKLDLLVRHPVPVVSLTFGLPDAADIAALRGAGTQVLASVTTAAEAHRAELAGVDGLVVQGPDAGGHSATHEPARPVAAIATDELVRRVHATTRLPIVAAGGVDGPAAVRRLLSAGADAVAVGTLFLLADEAGTSATHRAALVDASLAATTITRAFTGRPARALRNGFVDRHDGEAPLGYPAVHHLTRALRQAANAAGDSDVAHLWAGTGWRHARPGPTADIVAWLSAAT; translated from the coding sequence GTGACCTCGTTGCTCGGCTCGCGCTCGCCGATCGTCGCAGCGCCCATGGCCGGTGGCCCGAGCACGGCGGCGCTGGCCGTCGCCGTGGCACGCGCCGGGGGCTTCCCCTTCCTCGCCGCGGGATACCAGCATCCCGACGCGCTCGCGGCGCAGGTCGAAGCGGTCCGTCGGCACGGCCGGCCCTTCGGCGTGAACCTCTTCGTGCCCTCGCGCGCGGCCGCCGCCGAGCCGGCCGCGCTGCGCGCCTACGCCGCCGCGCTCGCCGCCGAGGCCGACCGCTACGACGTGACCCTCGATCCGACGCCGGTCGACGACGACGACGGCTGGTCGCAGAAGCTGGACCTGCTCGTCCGGCACCCGGTACCGGTGGTGTCGCTGACCTTCGGACTCCCCGACGCGGCCGACATCGCCGCCCTGCGCGGGGCGGGCACGCAGGTGCTGGCGAGCGTCACCACCGCGGCCGAGGCCCATCGCGCCGAGCTGGCCGGCGTCGACGGGCTGGTGGTGCAGGGGCCGGACGCCGGCGGGCACAGCGCGACGCACGAGCCCGCGCGGCCGGTCGCGGCGATCGCGACGGACGAGCTCGTCCGCCGGGTCCACGCCACGACACGCCTGCCGATCGTCGCGGCCGGCGGCGTGGACGGCCCGGCCGCGGTGCGTCGGCTGCTGTCCGCCGGCGCCGACGCGGTCGCGGTCGGCACGCTGTTCCTGCTCGCCGACGAGGCCGGCACCTCGGCCACGCACCGGGCCGCGCTCGTCGACGCCTCCCTTGCCGCGACCACGATCACGCGCGCCTTCACCGGCCGGCCGGCCCGCGCCCTGCGCAACGGCTTCGTCGACCGGCACGACGGCGAGGCTCCGCTCGGCTACCCGGCCGTGCACCACCTCACGCGCGCACTGCGGCAGGCCGCGAACGCCGCCGGCGACAGCGACGTCGCGCACCTGTGGGCCGGCACCGGCTGGCGTCACGCACGTCCCGGCCCCACGGCCGACATCGTCGCCTGGCTGTCGGCGGCCACCTGA
- a CDS encoding DUF3224 domain-containing protein — protein sequence MTISKSATGSFTIDMTPAPTDLPGAARFDFTKQWSGELEGTGQGYMFSAGNPAAGRAGYVAQEVFEGRIDGRSGTLIFHQLGQMVSGSASQRYEIAPGSGTSELEGITGTLSVEVVDGQHRVTLSYAIG from the coding sequence ATGACCATCAGCAAATCGGCCACCGGAAGCTTCACCATAGACATGACCCCTGCGCCGACCGACCTGCCCGGAGCTGCGCGCTTCGACTTCACCAAGCAGTGGAGCGGCGAGCTCGAGGGAACAGGGCAGGGCTACATGTTCTCGGCCGGCAACCCTGCCGCTGGTCGAGCTGGCTACGTGGCGCAGGAGGTGTTCGAAGGCAGGATCGACGGCCGCTCGGGCACCCTCATCTTCCACCAACTCGGGCAGATGGTGAGCGGTTCGGCCTCACAGCGCTACGAGATAGCACCTGGCTCGGGCACGAGCGAGCTCGAAGGCATCACCGGCACCTTGAGCGTGGAAGTGGTCGACGGACAACACCGCGTCACGCTCTCCTACGCAATCGGCTGA
- a CDS encoding ABC transporter substrate-binding protein, translated as MTASPRPRRGLPGAVVAVATATMLLAACTSGGDDTTGGGSSTPRSGGTLRFAVSSDAGCVDPQQVGSNDTIYSLRQVVDSLTDQDPATGKIVPWLAKSWTVSKDATTFTFKLRPGVTFSDGSKLTAQVVKENFDAVPDLGPLAVLAKGYLSGIESVTAVDPLTVRVSFAKPNAQFLQASSTFSLGIESSASVKRTPQQRCSKGIVASGPFTLAKYVPNQSITLAKRRGYDWGSSLWRKRGEAYLDRLVFTIVPEAGVRTGSLQSGQVDAIGSVGKADEAALKGAGIALQTRANPGIVFNLAFNNARPLVRDVRVRQAIQVAVNRQEIVDAVYPTGTRPATSVLSHTTPQYANLGSALGYDQAKARSLLTAAGWTVGSGGIRVKDGRRLSLSVRWFANAATNKPALELLQQQLKAVGVELVLEETPIASIATVQQSGNFDALWGNITRADPDILRSSYSTKLANVYRLSAGPLDPVLAGQAAATTPARRAGLAAQAQRLVVGNAYAIPVVELETELGVAKKVHDLRFEASSRIQLHDTWIG; from the coding sequence ATCACCGCCTCCCCCCGCCCCCGACGTGGCCTGCCCGGGGCCGTCGTCGCCGTGGCCACCGCGACGATGCTGCTGGCCGCGTGCACCTCCGGCGGTGACGACACGACCGGCGGTGGCAGCAGCACACCGAGGAGCGGGGGCACCCTGCGCTTCGCGGTGAGCTCGGACGCCGGCTGCGTCGACCCGCAGCAGGTGGGCAGCAACGACACCATCTACTCGTTGCGGCAGGTCGTCGACTCGCTGACCGACCAGGACCCGGCGACCGGCAAGATCGTGCCGTGGCTCGCAAAGAGCTGGACCGTCAGCAAGGACGCCACCACCTTCACCTTCAAGCTCCGTCCGGGTGTCACGTTCAGCGACGGCAGCAAGCTCACCGCGCAGGTGGTCAAGGAGAACTTCGACGCCGTGCCCGATCTGGGTCCGCTCGCGGTGCTGGCCAAGGGGTATCTCAGCGGTATCGAGTCGGTGACCGCGGTCGATCCGCTGACCGTGCGGGTGTCGTTCGCGAAGCCCAACGCGCAGTTCCTGCAGGCGTCGTCGACGTTCTCGCTGGGCATCGAGTCGTCGGCGAGTGTGAAGCGCACCCCGCAGCAGCGGTGCAGCAAGGGCATCGTCGCCTCGGGACCGTTCACGCTCGCGAAGTACGTCCCCAACCAGTCGATCACGCTGGCCAAGCGTCGCGGTTACGACTGGGGTTCCTCGCTGTGGCGCAAGCGCGGCGAGGCCTACCTCGACCGGTTGGTCTTCACGATCGTGCCCGAGGCCGGCGTGCGCACCGGCAGCCTGCAGTCGGGGCAGGTCGACGCGATCGGCAGCGTGGGCAAGGCCGACGAGGCCGCGCTCAAGGGCGCCGGGATCGCGCTGCAGACACGCGCGAATCCGGGCATCGTCTTCAACCTCGCCTTCAACAACGCGCGGCCGCTGGTGCGCGACGTCCGGGTGCGGCAGGCGATCCAGGTCGCGGTGAACCGGCAGGAGATCGTCGACGCGGTGTACCCCACGGGCACCCGACCGGCCACGAGCGTGCTGTCGCACACCACGCCGCAGTACGCGAACCTCGGCTCGGCTCTCGGCTACGACCAGGCGAAGGCGCGTTCGCTGCTCACGGCGGCCGGGTGGACGGTCGGCAGCGGCGGCATCCGCGTCAAGGACGGCCGGCGGCTCAGCCTGTCGGTGCGCTGGTTCGCCAACGCCGCCACCAACAAGCCCGCTCTCGAACTGCTGCAACAGCAGCTCAAGGCCGTCGGCGTCGAGCTCGTGCTCGAGGAGACGCCGATCGCGTCCATCGCGACCGTCCAGCAGTCCGGGAACTTCGACGCGCTCTGGGGCAACATCACGCGGGCCGACCCCGACATCCTGCGCTCGTCCTACTCCACGAAGCTGGCCAACGTCTATCGGCTGTCCGCCGGCCCGCTCGACCCGGTCCTGGCCGGCCAGGCCGCCGCGACCACGCCGGCACGGCGGGCCGGGCTCGCGGCGCAGGCGCAGCGACTCGTGGTCGGCAACGCCTACGCGATCCCGGTGGTGGAGCTCGAGACCGAGCTCGGGGTCGCCAAGAAGGTCCACGACCTGCGCTTCGAGGCGTCGAGCCGCATCCAGCTGCACGACACCTGGATCGGCTGA
- a CDS encoding prenyltransferase/squalene oxidase repeat-containing protein yields MTVDLPGADQFVYRHARLLDRHRWAVLRDEPAQRLVVDAVVAYQNDDGGFGHALEPDVRDPASQPAATLTGLDVLAGLDAAAVPRSAVVRAHDWLAAVALPDGSAPFVLPSADAHPRAPWMTADDAPSFLTFSLVAALLRLGHDGDWVRTATRWCWQRVAAPDALDHYWVKHALAFLDAVPDDGPDDARARDTVESLRDRIAADGSVPVPGGVEDERLTALDLSPRPGARSRVLFADDVVAAALDELARGQRDDGGWDFDFLHWSPAQELEWRGRVTVDAVATLTAHDRLPAP; encoded by the coding sequence ATGACCGTCGACCTGCCCGGTGCCGACCAGTTCGTGTACCGCCACGCCCGGTTGCTCGACCGGCACCGGTGGGCGGTGCTGCGCGACGAGCCGGCGCAGCGGCTCGTGGTCGACGCGGTCGTCGCCTACCAGAACGACGACGGCGGGTTCGGCCACGCGCTGGAACCGGACGTCCGTGATCCCGCGAGCCAGCCGGCGGCGACGCTCACCGGTCTCGACGTCCTGGCCGGGCTCGACGCCGCCGCCGTACCGCGGTCCGCGGTCGTGCGGGCGCACGACTGGCTCGCGGCCGTCGCGCTGCCGGACGGCTCGGCGCCCTTCGTCCTGCCCTCGGCCGACGCGCACCCCCGCGCGCCGTGGATGACCGCCGACGACGCGCCGTCGTTCCTGACCTTCTCGCTGGTCGCGGCACTGCTGCGGCTCGGGCACGACGGCGACTGGGTCCGCACCGCGACGCGGTGGTGCTGGCAGCGGGTGGCCGCACCGGACGCGCTCGACCACTACTGGGTCAAGCACGCCCTCGCCTTCCTCGACGCCGTTCCCGACGACGGACCCGACGACGCCCGTGCCCGCGACACGGTCGAGTCGCTGCGCGACCGGATCGCGGCGGACGGCTCCGTCCCCGTCCCGGGCGGCGTCGAGGACGAACGTCTCACCGCGCTCGACCTGTCACCGCGCCCCGGTGCCCGCAGTCGCGTCCTGTTCGCCGACGACGTCGTCGCCGCCGCGCTCGACGAGCTCGCCCGCGGCCAGCGCGACGACGGCGGCTGGGACTTCGACTTCCTGCACTGGTCGCCGGCGCAGGAGCTCGAGTGGCGCGGCCGGGTCACCGTCGACGCGGTGGCCACGCTCACCGCGCACGACCGGCTGCCCGCGCCGTGA
- a CDS encoding PPOX class F420-dependent oxidoreductase, producing MTIVDGELRRLVESGPMAHLTTVNADGSPQVSVIWIGMDGDDVVSGHLGYYAKLRNIERDPRVVLSFDAPSVPGAFMQDYAVLHGHAVIESREDTWDLLDRLAKVYVGPGEAFPAPRAAGWTLRYRIDRVTGVGPWAPGG from the coding sequence ATGACCATCGTCGACGGAGAGCTGCGCCGACTCGTCGAGTCGGGACCCATGGCCCACCTGACCACCGTCAACGCCGACGGCAGCCCGCAGGTGAGCGTCATCTGGATAGGGATGGACGGCGACGACGTCGTCAGCGGTCACCTCGGCTATTACGCGAAGTTGCGCAATATTGAGAGGGATCCGCGCGTCGTGCTGTCGTTCGACGCGCCGTCGGTGCCCGGCGCGTTCATGCAGGACTACGCGGTGCTGCACGGCCACGCCGTCATCGAATCGCGAGAGGACACATGGGACCTCCTCGACCGGCTCGCGAAGGTGTACGTCGGGCCGGGGGAGGCGTTCCCGGCGCCCCGCGCGGCCGGCTGGACGTTGCGCTACCGCATCGACCGGGTGACCGGCGTCGGCCCATGGGCACCGGGCGGATAG
- a CDS encoding MarR family winged helix-turn-helix transcriptional regulator — translation MPSRSGPDRADRPDAQTYASSLAFLSSQIGARSAELFADRLSGLGMSPREFAVLSNLDNSRQPLNQQAIAEALGMHRNNVVALVDALEDKGWLRRHRASDDRRAFTLRPTAAGLRVLRRAHGIVADLDAVLAADLSDTQVTQLRNLLLDVAAHLGLAAGVHPHLAARRRR, via the coding sequence GTGCCGAGCAGAAGTGGCCCCGACCGAGCGGACCGGCCGGACGCGCAGACCTACGCGTCGTCACTGGCCTTTCTGAGCTCACAGATCGGCGCGCGTTCAGCGGAATTGTTCGCTGACCGGCTGTCCGGACTGGGGATGAGTCCGCGGGAGTTCGCGGTGCTGTCGAATCTCGACAACTCGCGGCAGCCGCTCAATCAGCAAGCCATCGCCGAGGCGCTCGGCATGCACCGGAACAACGTGGTCGCCCTGGTTGACGCCCTCGAAGACAAGGGTTGGTTACGGCGCCACCGCGCCAGCGACGACCGGCGCGCGTTCACCCTGCGGCCGACAGCGGCCGGTCTGCGGGTGTTGCGCCGGGCGCACGGCATCGTCGCCGACCTCGATGCTGTGCTCGCCGCGGACCTGTCCGACACTCAGGTCACTCAACTGCGCAACCTGCTTCTCGACGTCGCCGCCCACCTCGGTCTCGCCGCCGGCGTACACCCACACCTCGCTGCCCGACGCCGTCGATGA
- a CDS encoding NAD(P)H-binding protein yields MPVLDRFFGASYADMARMETVLVHSPAPVQWVSLRPPRLLDRPGRNSYRIQVDQPLPRARSITYADLATALLDARDRPDLFRHVAYVAN; encoded by the coding sequence ATGCCTGTCCTCGACCGGTTCTTCGGCGCCAGCTACGCAGACATGGCGCGGATGGAAACGGTGCTGGTCCACTCGCCCGCTCCCGTGCAATGGGTATCGCTGCGCCCACCGCGTCTGCTCGACAGGCCCGGGCGCAACAGCTACCGCATTCAGGTCGACCAGCCCCTGCCGAGAGCCCGCAGCATCACCTACGCCGACCTCGCCACCGCCCTGCTCGATGCGCGAGACCGCCCCGACCTGTTTCGACACGTTGCGTATGTCGCCAACTGA
- a CDS encoding helix-turn-helix domain-containing protein: MSYRETPAPAPLRPWVACLWQQRVTARRHLVVPDGCVDLIWFGGDRLLLAGADTGPVIEQLCPDDAVTGVRLRPQAAGAVLGRPANEVTDARLDARDVLGARADRLVETLRHAPEPRRHAVLLAEIARAGAPDPVVTEAVRLLARPAARVHAVAAAVGLSERQLHRRVTAAAGLSPKMLARVARLQRLTRLAVPDLADRARDAGYAGQSHMSDEVRRLTGLTAVRFLEDRGATGSLASPA, encoded by the coding sequence GTGAGCTACCGCGAGACGCCCGCGCCCGCTCCGCTGCGGCCGTGGGTGGCGTGCCTGTGGCAGCAGCGCGTGACCGCGCGACGTCACCTCGTCGTGCCCGACGGTTGCGTGGACCTGATCTGGTTCGGCGGCGACCGGTTGCTGCTGGCGGGGGCCGACACCGGCCCGGTGATCGAGCAGTTGTGCCCGGACGACGCCGTCACCGGGGTGCGGCTGCGTCCGCAGGCGGCGGGTGCGGTGCTGGGCCGCCCGGCGAACGAGGTCACCGACGCCCGCCTCGACGCGCGGGACGTCCTCGGGGCCCGCGCCGACCGGCTCGTCGAGACGCTGCGCCACGCCCCCGAGCCGCGACGTCACGCGGTGCTGCTCGCCGAGATCGCCCGCGCCGGCGCACCCGATCCCGTGGTCACCGAGGCGGTGCGGCTGCTCGCCCGGCCGGCGGCCCGGGTGCACGCCGTCGCGGCCGCGGTCGGCCTGAGCGAGCGGCAGCTCCACCGCCGGGTGACGGCGGCGGCGGGGCTGTCGCCCAAGATGCTGGCGAGGGTGGCGCGGCTGCAACGACTGACCCGTCTCGCCGTGCCCGATCTCGCCGATCGCGCGCGGGACGCCGGTTACGCCGGCCAGTCGCACATGAGCGACGAGGTGCGCCGCCTCACCGGGCTGACCGCCGTCCGATTCCTGGAAGACCGCGGCGCGACCGGCTCGCTAGCGTCGCCCGCATGA